The following proteins are encoded in a genomic region of Coffea eugenioides isolate CCC68of chromosome 6, Ceug_1.0, whole genome shotgun sequence:
- the LOC113774813 gene encoding Werner Syndrome-like exonuclease produces the protein MAMEISIVDHELPDDTHNFYDVYFYSDRINTLVTNDPSQVSHWLADTQRIHRRRLSKLIVGFDVEWRPNFNKYQENPVATLQLCVGRRCLVFQILHCTKEYDDIPDDLRYFLGNTDYTFVGIGVDSDVEKLLEDYGLGVGGSVVDLRNLAAEECGMKQLRNAGMKELARVVLGREIGKPRRVTMGRWDYRWLTSDQVQYACVDAFVSFEIGRRLNASGN, from the coding sequence ATGGCCATGGAAATTAGCATCGTAGATCACGAACTCCCCGATGATACCCACAATTTCTACGACGTCTACTTCTATTCCGACCGCATCAACACTCTGGTCACCAATGACCCATCCCAGGTCTCCCACTGGCTCGCCGACACTCAAAGGATCCACCGCCGCCGCTTGAGCAAACTTATCGTCGGCTTCGACGTCGAATGGCGTCCCAATTTCAACAAGTACCAGGAAAACCCAGTTGCTACACTCCAGCTCTGCGTCGGTCGCCGTTGCCTCGTCTTCCAAATCCTCCACTGCACCAAGGAGTACGACGATATCCCCGACGATCTTCGCTATTTTCTGGGCAATACGGACTATACCTTTGTGGGGATCGGGGTTGACAGCGACGTTGAGAAGCTTTTGGAGGATTATGGGCTGGGAGTCGGCGGGAGCGTTGTGGATTTGAGGAATTTGGCTGCTGAAGAGTGTGGGATGAAACAGCTGCGGAATGCTGGGATGAAAGAGTTGGCTAGGGTGGTTCTTGGAAGGGAAATTGGGAAGCCGAGGAGGGTTACTATGGGTAGGTGGGATTATCGATGGTTGACTTCTGATCAAGTTCAGTATGCTTGTGTTGATGCTTTTGTTTCATTTGAGATTGGTAGGCGTTTGAATGCTTCTGGAAATTGA